From one Musa acuminata AAA Group cultivar baxijiao chromosome BXJ2-6, Cavendish_Baxijiao_AAA, whole genome shotgun sequence genomic stretch:
- the LOC135613588 gene encoding protein GRIM REAPER-like, protein MGTNSLPFRRLLVSVLSIAICSIALHCHVALATQDEYAGVVKTHFMGLNPRAGSRFLAAAAAAKKGDRCDPVKNNVCLGIKAKNGSQLLQCCKNHCRNVLSDRNHCGYCGHKCGFGQLCCRGKCTAVAYDVRNCGKCGTVCSPELRCEYGSCGYA, encoded by the coding sequence ATGGGCACCAACAGCCTCCCGTTTCGGAGACTGCTCGTCTCCGTTCTCTCGATAGCGATCTGCTCGATCGCTCTGCACTGCCACGTCGCATTGGCGACGCAGGACGAGTACGCCGGCGTGGTCAAGACCCACTTCATGGGGCTCAATCCGCGTGCAGGAAGCCGGTtcctggcggcggcggcggcggcgaagaAGGGGGACAGATGTGATCCCGTCAAAAACAACGTGTGCCTGGGGATCAAAGCCAAGAATGGCAGCCAGCTGCTGCAGTGCTGCAAGAACCACTGCCGCAACGTGCTCTCGGATCGGAACCACTGCGGCTACTGCGGCCACAAGTGCGGGTTCGGGCAGCTGTGCTGCCGCGGCAAGTGCACGGCGGTGGCCTACGACGTCAGGAACTGCGGCAAGTGCGGAACGGTGTGCTCGCCGGAGCTGCGGTGCGAGTACGGCAGCTGTGGGTACGCCTGA